One genomic window of Limnothrix sp. FACHB-406 includes the following:
- a CDS encoding PilW family protein: MITLQRVLKRVKRRYQAIQLAYDPGFVSKRKGAIQNRQLDSTQTSGFTLIELLISALIAGLIISGLLGIVVELVSTNRRELARSETMRDMGIAAEFMSNELREAIYVYTGKCLWEGQSSPGETDYCPGLFGGDGGLEPPKDSLPLIAFWKLEPLPESCNSDKCSDYSLSGRTYTLVVYFLDKGNEDNKWDGRARISRGVLKRFNDAGNDQDPFNDPLDVNLGLTLQTWPKTAEGNWPDSNRPKLDSRQIQALVDFVDDTRDQTLSAERECPVQYQVTPSLASLTGDFEGVRSVYACVLDETGSAESLQELQQNKGNQNQKVILAVRGNPEGRYGLDRRSCSQDAPEAGETNLSTELGKATQQTTCRLAAVKTEVLNRGTVNKEPQNLVDP, from the coding sequence ATGATTACCCTTCAACGAGTCCTCAAACGAGTTAAGCGCCGTTATCAAGCGATCCAACTGGCTTATGATCCTGGATTTGTGAGTAAACGCAAAGGCGCAATCCAAAACCGTCAGCTTGATTCAACCCAAACATCTGGATTTACGCTGATTGAATTGCTAATTTCAGCGTTGATTGCAGGGCTGATTATTTCAGGTTTGTTAGGAATTGTGGTGGAACTGGTTTCGACCAACCGCCGAGAGTTGGCACGATCAGAAACTATGCGTGATATGGGAATTGCTGCGGAGTTCATGAGTAATGAACTTCGGGAAGCGATTTATGTCTACACCGGTAAATGCCTATGGGAGGGGCAATCTTCTCCCGGAGAAACTGATTATTGTCCAGGTCTATTTGGTGGCGATGGAGGCTTGGAACCGCCTAAAGACAGCCTTCCGTTGATTGCTTTTTGGAAGCTGGAGCCACTTCCTGAGAGTTGCAATTCGGACAAATGTAGCGACTACAGCTTATCAGGTAGGACTTACACTCTGGTTGTTTACTTCTTAGATAAGGGTAATGAGGATAATAAGTGGGATGGTCGTGCTCGAATCTCGCGAGGTGTTCTCAAGCGGTTTAATGATGCTGGTAATGATCAAGATCCCTTCAATGATCCGTTAGATGTAAATTTGGGTTTGACGTTGCAAACTTGGCCGAAAACGGCTGAAGGTAATTGGCCTGATAGCAATAGACCGAAGCTTGATTCTAGGCAGATTCAGGCATTGGTGGATTTTGTAGACGATACGCGGGATCAAACGCTGAGTGCGGAACGAGAATGTCCGGTACAGTACCAGGTAACCCCAAGCTTGGCTTCATTGACGGGCGACTTTGAGGGCGTTCGTAGTGTCTATGCCTGCGTTTTGGATGAAACAGGCTCCGCTGAAAGCTTGCAGGAGCTGCAACAAAACAAAGGTAACCAAAACCAGAAGGTGATCCTGGCTGTTCGAGGTAACCCCGAGGGACGTTATGGTCTAGACCGGCGCAGTTGTTCTCAGGATGCGCCAGAGGCTGGAGAAACGAATCTGAGTACGGAGCTGGGGAAAGCAACTCAACAGACTACTTGTCGCTTGGCAGCAGTCAAAACGGAAGTTTTAAACCGAGGAACGGTGAACAAGGAGCCGCAAAACTTGGTAGACCCGTAG
- a CDS encoding DEAD/DEAH box helicase — translation MTLSFQSLGLSETRAAHLETLGFTEPTPIQARAIPALLEGKDVVGLAQTGTGKTAAFGLPMLEQIDDANRTVQTLILAPTRELALQVSQAIEKFVGPGSRLRTVTVYGGQSIDRQISQLQRGAQIAIGTPGRVMDLMDRGALRLDQVRYFVLDEADEMLNMGFIQDIEKICSSLPAERQTAFFSATMSPTIRRLVANFLKDPVFVTVEQPQATPTRIEQVLYTVPRGCNKIRALLPILELEDPESAMIFVRTKQGAAELTVQLQAAGYSADEYHGNLNQAQRERLITRFRRGQLKLIVATDIAARGLDVDRVTHVFNFDLPDNLENYVHRIGRTGRAGRTGRAITLSYSLERYRIRQIERHTRQSMQPVNLPTRAEIEARRIDRLKNRVKEALTSDRVASFLPIVSQLGEEYDPRAVAAAALQMFYDMERPAWQVEGVFGDDNFETERPERGDRGGRGDRGGRNYGGGSRRRGAGGGGDRRPNPNRPRPDAPVKMNDRNRFAPVGE, via the coding sequence ATGACCCTTTCCTTCCAAAGCCTCGGCCTCTCGGAAACCCGTGCTGCTCATCTGGAAACCCTTGGCTTTACTGAACCCACCCCCATCCAAGCACGCGCGATTCCCGCCTTGCTCGAAGGAAAAGATGTGGTTGGCTTGGCTCAAACTGGAACTGGCAAGACGGCGGCCTTTGGGCTGCCCATGCTGGAGCAGATTGATGATGCCAATCGCACTGTTCAAACATTGATTCTGGCCCCAACTCGTGAGCTGGCGTTACAGGTTTCCCAGGCGATCGAGAAATTTGTGGGCCCTGGTTCTCGTTTGCGAACCGTGACGGTCTACGGTGGCCAATCGATTGATCGGCAAATCAGCCAACTGCAACGGGGTGCGCAAATTGCGATCGGCACGCCCGGTCGGGTAATGGACTTGATGGATCGCGGTGCTTTGCGCCTCGACCAGGTGCGTTACTTTGTGTTGGATGAAGCCGATGAAATGCTGAATATGGGCTTCATTCAGGACATTGAAAAGATCTGTAGCTCGCTGCCCGCCGAGCGCCAAACGGCCTTCTTCTCCGCAACGATGAGTCCGACGATTCGTCGTCTGGTGGCGAACTTCCTGAAGGATCCGGTGTTTGTGACGGTGGAGCAGCCCCAAGCGACTCCCACCCGAATTGAACAGGTGCTGTATACGGTTCCCCGGGGCTGCAACAAAATCCGGGCCTTGCTGCCGATCTTGGAGCTAGAAGATCCTGAGTCGGCGATGATCTTCGTGCGCACCAAGCAGGGAGCTGCGGAACTGACCGTGCAACTGCAAGCGGCTGGCTACAGCGCCGATGAATATCATGGCAACCTGAACCAAGCCCAACGCGAACGCCTGATCACGCGCTTCCGTCGGGGGCAGTTGAAGCTGATTGTGGCGACGGATATTGCTGCTCGGGGTTTGGATGTGGATCGGGTGACCCACGTGTTCAACTTCGATCTGCCCGATAACCTGGAAAATTACGTTCACCGGATTGGTCGGACGGGCCGCGCAGGTCGAACGGGGCGTGCGATTACCCTGTCTTACAGCCTGGAGCGTTACCGGATTCGGCAGATTGAGCGGCACACGCGCCAATCGATGCAGCCGGTGAATTTGCCAACCCGTGCCGAGATTGAAGCGCGCCGGATCGATCGCCTCAAGAACCGGGTTAAGGAAGCGCTGACCAGCGATCGGGTGGCCTCGTTCCTGCCGATCGTGTCGCAACTGGGTGAGGAGTACGATCCTCGGGCAGTGGCGGCGGCAGCGCTGCAAATGTTCTACGACATGGAACGGCCCGCTTGGCAAGTTGAAGGGGTCTTTGGTGACGATAACTTTGAAACTGAGCGTCCCGAACGGGGCGATCGCGGTGGCCGAGGCGATCGCGGTGGCCGTAACTACGGGGGTGGCTCCCGTCGTCGGGGTGCTGGTGGGGGTGGCGATCGCCGCCCGAACCCCAATCGTCCCCGTCCCGACGCGCCCGTGAAGATGAACGATCGCAACCGTTTCGCTCCCGTTGGCGAATAA
- the hpsA gene encoding hormogonium polysaccharide biosynthesis protein HpsA has translation MAISFQLGRTIAQFQRLLHRRGRSGDRPQILASNPYWRRLRSQAGFVLPTTALLLVVVALTITALSLRTLNRTDQVAADRAQKVIYNAATPAIDRARAKLEKLFSGEDPRITTNGVPSEKYLLSMLLNKNLTGSSAFDAVFNPARNQSYTLPDETQIDMNRDGELDPAWRFPVDTNGDGEQDADVAYSIVFNSLPATASGELDTDMKRASLQARVAALRTRTGPLIQQEGADSPCNIAGKLNKISPGILPPIEAGWYQDQKKTSTLRKNFQVDAVVIPRANTARSGGGTNTIATLEFQQDRIVEKGNKWGAWFRNDLELFSGARFNWNGAMHTEGSMFWAGASNPTRLFWVSAPSSCLYQDPEASSISASPASSSGNCKSYSGEGICKNFPGDLISSAVSGPRGNFAGDPKLSVDYKATSGLIVQGNSNFTTETDSVNFGGKAIDLALDPLLLYTEDVSVRRKSVKARAENWQKAEGAEYAETRFSGQSLPKPYLDDFYRADNRYGPRPTYGRSSELRMPGTKKVGDNITADERLTRNTNTEQPAEVGADGYWERRAINEGTRIITGQRLELENPLENPLGYPSQADEFDATTPLQSLQRRSYKDNPAAVQGTLLFHKGVGQGVKPVAALTSTVHPGTPDTLKQSATFEKLPIAAGVKTKPEWTAFGERFGDESEELAIDFFHGRGTNGWEMDVDRLNELVSVSTGPTSTPVNLNATLRKALENLATFAGDKDGAFPAKQEAGKTHPLPQLVKWGDFSNLRRALYDTNNSPADATTQQTAALSTGMLAYNIAYLDAIDYSDPDFQTTVLDKLAEALGKIGDNDPAWNKKEDPSRADWLSGARTDSANDRKLGRVDIFRPGDTTGPFSVRVYPGNSGLRSPSDFNSRNQEGADFVEVQLASLKTQGGQPLASPPLLKRIPAADPALKPGENPFAATTASTDEVTPLVPPEAYVAALADKSTSGAALNRLDSNPLKPTELQQWARLIALREQIQRDRTFGFATHFGRVKNTAGSIPAETAKHHYSYTVQYDLTPTPPSGSLTVGYAFGGRVYEQAKTYEFGCDFSKTTGNNYFGYGVPGTVAEEKRFLHLAGTLCPVEPEYPALYYLFPRPLSEDFIAHDADGDKTLIPDLEVGTATLSVEVDHAQPRATDPFYAPYDKLYFDPYLTVAQGNFQVLSDKDLESIMIKPRKLADWLLPVDDNLTPTGSCTNSAPNCSQMLFVAVDNDGAKADKAIEYHRVAFKDAALMDGRERLVERVLDIDIDMLRQKTYAPSALGDLWLTFGNLKKNEAGGIVYAFREDNTREDAIERSPSTTWSSYNIDTESARMSIGRSNPLGQDPPISDVTGISPKPVDYYADPDRRPHGFRLINGALIKREGGGADNANIFGISFITDNPLFVKGDFNLHRVGGVLAEEFNALLNRDTYGNFYSRGNRSPGQDLNQDFAKPDKDTWRPVELLADAITLLSGNYCDGSIRDTFLSASPKLADWYGCQRVGSLSSPTTSFYAQNRPLEMSDQERDLVLDWWHENRFDFTSSVAVDYTGKPLQRINEDAARPEFGRPDPYTGNYQTVPLGQRYGRGANGVLPGASTTEANAIFISGIGSSRENQSYGGFHNFLPMLENWGGSSSSQSQTISGAFLQLNFRTSSTGPYEHDAWEINQRPVGGQDDIPYYQTPRRLWGYDVGLQYAPVGPISSRFITPGEARSEFYNEPEAGDPYICALRRSIETTPDGC, from the coding sequence TTGGCTATTTCGTTCCAATTGGGACGAACGATCGCGCAGTTCCAGCGACTGTTGCATCGTCGAGGGCGATCGGGCGATCGACCCCAAATCCTGGCTTCTAATCCCTATTGGCGACGGCTGCGATCGCAAGCGGGCTTCGTGTTGCCAACCACGGCCCTGTTGCTGGTGGTGGTGGCCCTTACGATTACTGCTCTCTCGTTGCGCACCCTCAACCGCACGGATCAAGTCGCAGCCGATCGGGCCCAAAAGGTGATCTACAACGCCGCCACCCCCGCAATCGATCGCGCCAGAGCGAAGCTTGAAAAGCTTTTTAGCGGAGAAGACCCAAGAATTACGACTAATGGCGTGCCCTCCGAAAAATACTTGCTCAGTATGTTGCTGAACAAAAACCTAACTGGCAGCAGCGCGTTTGATGCAGTTTTCAATCCTGCCCGGAATCAGTCTTACACCCTCCCTGACGAAACTCAGATTGATATGAATAGGGACGGAGAGCTAGATCCGGCCTGGCGGTTTCCCGTTGACACAAATGGTGATGGTGAGCAGGACGCTGATGTTGCCTACTCAATCGTTTTCAACTCGTTACCAGCCACTGCCAGCGGCGAGCTTGACACCGACATGAAGCGTGCTTCATTGCAAGCTCGTGTTGCAGCTTTGAGAACCCGCACAGGGCCCCTAATTCAACAAGAAGGGGCAGACAGCCCCTGCAATATCGCAGGCAAGCTGAATAAAATCAGTCCTGGCATCCTTCCTCCAATTGAAGCTGGCTGGTATCAAGACCAGAAGAAAACATCTACCCTCCGCAAGAACTTTCAGGTTGATGCAGTTGTGATTCCCCGAGCCAATACCGCTCGATCGGGAGGCGGAACAAACACCATTGCAACCCTTGAATTCCAGCAAGACCGAATTGTAGAAAAGGGGAATAAATGGGGGGCATGGTTTCGTAACGACCTAGAGCTATTCTCTGGAGCACGCTTCAACTGGAATGGAGCTATGCACACTGAAGGATCTATGTTCTGGGCTGGAGCCAGTAACCCTACACGCTTGTTTTGGGTAAGCGCCCCTTCATCCTGCCTTTACCAAGACCCGGAAGCTTCCAGCATTAGTGCCTCGCCAGCAAGCTCCTCAGGAAATTGCAAAAGCTATTCTGGTGAGGGAATTTGTAAAAATTTCCCAGGTGACCTGATTTCGAGTGCTGTGTCAGGGCCTCGCGGAAATTTTGCCGGCGATCCCAAATTATCAGTTGACTACAAGGCAACCAGTGGCTTGATCGTCCAAGGAAACAGCAACTTTACGACAGAAACTGACTCGGTAAATTTCGGAGGCAAAGCAATTGACTTAGCCCTTGATCCGCTGCTCTTATACACTGAGGATGTTAGCGTTCGCCGAAAGTCTGTTAAAGCCCGTGCGGAAAACTGGCAAAAAGCTGAAGGAGCGGAGTACGCAGAAACACGGTTCAGCGGTCAATCCCTGCCTAAACCTTATTTGGATGATTTTTACCGGGCTGACAATCGTTACGGCCCTCGACCAACCTATGGCCGTTCCTCAGAGCTGAGGATGCCCGGCACTAAAAAGGTGGGTGACAATATTACTGCCGACGAACGCTTAACCCGCAACACCAATACGGAACAACCGGCAGAAGTGGGAGCCGATGGCTACTGGGAGCGCCGCGCCATCAATGAGGGGACTCGAATCATTACCGGTCAGCGCCTAGAGCTGGAAAATCCCCTAGAAAATCCCCTGGGCTATCCCTCTCAAGCGGATGAATTTGATGCAACAACGCCGCTCCAGTCCTTACAGCGTCGTAGCTATAAAGATAATCCGGCCGCCGTCCAAGGCACGTTGCTTTTTCACAAAGGTGTTGGGCAAGGGGTAAAGCCGGTGGCTGCCCTGACGAGTACTGTTCACCCGGGGACTCCCGACACCCTGAAACAGTCGGCAACCTTTGAGAAACTTCCTATCGCGGCTGGTGTCAAGACCAAACCGGAATGGACAGCCTTTGGGGAGCGCTTTGGAGACGAATCAGAGGAACTTGCGATCGACTTTTTCCATGGCCGCGGCACGAACGGTTGGGAAATGGATGTGGATCGGCTCAATGAGCTAGTCAGTGTTAGCACTGGCCCCACCAGCACCCCGGTCAACTTAAACGCGACCTTGCGGAAAGCTTTGGAAAACCTGGCGACCTTTGCGGGGGACAAGGATGGTGCATTTCCCGCCAAGCAGGAAGCAGGCAAAACTCACCCGCTCCCGCAGTTGGTGAAGTGGGGCGACTTTAGTAATTTGCGCCGGGCCCTCTATGACACCAACAACAGTCCGGCTGATGCGACCACCCAGCAGACTGCGGCTCTGAGTACTGGAATGTTGGCTTACAACATTGCCTATTTGGATGCGATCGACTACAGCGATCCGGACTTCCAAACCACCGTTCTCGATAAGCTGGCGGAAGCCCTCGGCAAAATTGGGGACAACGATCCAGCCTGGAATAAAAAGGAAGACCCCTCCCGTGCGGATTGGCTCTCGGGAGCACGCACCGACAGCGCCAATGACCGCAAGTTGGGACGGGTTGACATTTTTCGCCCCGGAGACACCACGGGGCCCTTCTCTGTGCGGGTTTATCCAGGAAACTCCGGGCTGCGCAGTCCCTCTGACTTCAATAGCCGTAATCAGGAGGGTGCAGATTTTGTGGAAGTGCAGTTGGCTAGCCTCAAAACCCAGGGCGGTCAACCCCTGGCTAGTCCGCCCCTGCTGAAGCGGATTCCGGCTGCGGATCCGGCCCTGAAACCTGGTGAGAATCCGTTCGCGGCGACCACAGCTTCCACCGATGAAGTGACACCACTGGTTCCTCCGGAAGCCTATGTGGCGGCCTTGGCAGATAAGAGCACCAGCGGAGCGGCCCTCAACCGTTTGGACAGTAACCCCCTGAAGCCCACTGAGTTGCAACAATGGGCCAGGTTAATTGCACTCCGAGAGCAAATCCAGCGAGATCGCACCTTTGGCTTTGCCACCCACTTCGGCCGGGTCAAAAACACCGCTGGCAGCATCCCTGCGGAAACCGCCAAACATCACTACAGCTACACCGTCCAATATGACCTGACCCCCACACCGCCCTCCGGATCATTAACCGTCGGCTATGCTTTTGGCGGCCGGGTGTATGAGCAAGCCAAAACCTATGAGTTTGGTTGTGATTTCAGCAAGACAACGGGAAATAACTACTTCGGCTACGGAGTTCCTGGAACGGTTGCGGAAGAGAAGCGGTTCTTGCACTTGGCAGGTACCCTCTGCCCCGTAGAACCCGAATATCCTGCGCTGTACTATCTGTTCCCGCGGCCTCTGTCTGAAGACTTCATCGCTCACGATGCGGATGGAGATAAAACGCTGATCCCCGACTTGGAAGTGGGCACTGCTACCCTGTCTGTGGAGGTAGATCATGCCCAACCTAGGGCTACGGATCCGTTCTATGCGCCTTACGACAAGCTGTATTTCGATCCCTATCTGACGGTTGCTCAGGGTAATTTCCAGGTGCTGAGTGATAAGGATCTGGAGTCAATCATGATCAAGCCTCGGAAATTGGCTGATTGGCTGCTACCTGTGGACGACAACCTCACGCCAACGGGTAGTTGTACCAATTCAGCTCCTAACTGCTCCCAGATGTTGTTTGTGGCAGTGGACAACGATGGGGCCAAAGCAGACAAGGCGATCGAGTATCACCGGGTTGCCTTCAAGGATGCAGCCTTGATGGACGGGCGAGAGCGTCTCGTAGAGCGGGTGCTGGATATCGATATCGATATGCTGCGGCAAAAAACCTACGCTCCATCTGCCTTGGGAGATCTGTGGTTGACCTTTGGCAACCTGAAGAAGAACGAGGCAGGTGGCATCGTCTATGCATTCCGGGAGGACAATACTCGGGAAGACGCGATCGAGCGATCGCCCTCTACCACCTGGTCGAGCTACAACATAGATACCGAAAGTGCTCGCATGAGCATCGGTCGCAGCAATCCCTTGGGGCAAGATCCGCCGATCAGCGATGTAACTGGCATTAGTCCTAAACCCGTGGACTACTATGCCGATCCCGATCGACGACCCCATGGGTTCCGATTGATCAATGGTGCTTTGATTAAACGCGAAGGCGGTGGTGCTGACAATGCCAACATTTTTGGAATCTCCTTCATTACGGATAATCCTCTATTCGTGAAGGGTGACTTCAACTTGCACCGAGTGGGTGGAGTCTTGGCTGAAGAGTTCAACGCGCTTTTAAACCGGGACACTTACGGCAACTTCTATTCTCGAGGGAATCGTAGTCCTGGACAGGATCTGAACCAAGACTTTGCGAAACCTGACAAGGACACTTGGCGGCCAGTAGAGCTATTGGCTGACGCTATCACCCTACTGTCTGGCAACTACTGTGATGGCAGTATTCGCGATACCTTCCTTAGTGCTTCACCCAAACTCGCAGATTGGTATGGTTGCCAGCGGGTTGGCTCGCTTTCTTCGCCCACCACTTCGTTCTATGCCCAAAACCGTCCCCTAGAAATGTCTGATCAGGAACGGGATTTGGTGCTGGATTGGTGGCATGAAAACCGGTTTGATTTCACCAGTTCTGTGGCAGTGGATTACACTGGCAAGCCCCTACAGCGGATCAATGAAGACGCGGCCCGTCCGGAGTTTGGACGACCCGATCCCTACACCGGTAACTACCAAACAGTTCCCTTGGGCCAACGCTATGGTCGTGGTGCGAATGGTGTGTTACCCGGTGCGAGCACAACCGAAGCGAATGCCATCTTTATCAGCGGCATTGGCTCCAGCCGAGAAAACCAGAGCTATGGCGGTTTCCATAACTTCCTCCCCATGCTGGAAAACTGGGGAGGCAGTAGCTCCAGCCAGTCTCAAACCATTTCAGGAGCTTTCTTGCAGCTAAACTTCCGCACGTCCTCAACGGGCCCCTATGAGCACGATGCTTGGGAAATCAATCAGCGCCCAGTCGGCGGTCAGGATGATATTCCCTACTACCAGACCCCAAGACGACTCTGGGGCTACGACGTGGGATTGCAATATGCTCCAGTGGGCCCCATTTCCAGTCGCTTCATAACGCCAGGTGAAGCTCGGAGCGAGTTCTACAACGAACCGGAAGCCGGTGATCCCTACATCTGTGCTTTACGACGTTCAATTGAGACCACCCCTGATGGTTGCTGA
- the cobD gene encoding threonine-phosphate decarboxylase CobD translates to MTTVSHPIHGGNLAWAAAIAHCAPSEILDFSASIHPGGLPPSILAALTAALPSLAAYPDPNYGELRRALAQHHNLDPDWILPGNGAAELLTWAARDLSQLAATVLPVPAFADYGRALRAFGAKIVPIAPVEPWVWDWGNWLNRDCAAYGLVLNNPHNPTGQLWSHDLLRPLCDRFGLVVVDEAFMDFLRPIKQPTVVNWVQDYPNLIVIRSLTKFYAIPGLRLGYAIAQPDRLTRWQQWRDPWSVNGLAVAAALAALADRPFAEKTWTWLESARSELFLGLQAQPGLIPYPSAANYLLVKTALPSNQLQQQVLRRDRILIRDCSSFPELGDRFFRVAIRTTADHQRLLRSLQQAIRSPLNSCEK, encoded by the coding sequence ATGACCACTGTTTCCCACCCAATCCATGGGGGCAACCTGGCTTGGGCCGCCGCGATCGCCCATTGTGCGCCCTCTGAAATTCTGGACTTTTCCGCCAGTATCCATCCCGGGGGCTTGCCACCCAGCATTTTGGCCGCCCTCACTGCCGCCTTGCCCTCCCTGGCCGCTTACCCGGATCCAAACTACGGCGAATTGCGCCGGGCCCTCGCTCAGCACCACAACCTCGACCCAGATTGGATTTTGCCAGGCAATGGAGCGGCGGAACTCTTGACTTGGGCCGCTCGGGATTTGAGTCAGTTGGCCGCAACCGTGCTGCCCGTGCCGGCCTTCGCTGACTACGGCCGAGCCTTGCGGGCATTTGGGGCCAAAATTGTGCCGATCGCGCCCGTGGAGCCTTGGGTTTGGGATTGGGGCAACTGGCTAAATCGCGATTGCGCCGCCTATGGTTTGGTGCTGAACAATCCTCACAACCCCACCGGGCAACTGTGGAGCCACGATCTTTTGCGGCCCCTTTGCGATCGTTTTGGGTTGGTGGTGGTGGATGAGGCGTTCATGGATTTCTTGCGCCCGATCAAGCAACCCACCGTCGTGAACTGGGTTCAGGACTATCCAAACCTGATTGTGATTCGATCGCTCACCAAGTTCTACGCCATTCCGGGACTCCGGCTAGGCTACGCGATCGCCCAGCCCGATCGGTTAACACGCTGGCAACAATGGCGAGACCCCTGGTCTGTTAACGGTTTAGCCGTAGCCGCCGCCCTTGCCGCCCTTGCTGATCGCCCCTTTGCCGAAAAAACCTGGACTTGGCTGGAATCGGCCCGATCGGAACTGTTTCTGGGTCTACAAGCCCAACCGGGCCTGATCCCCTATCCCAGCGCCGCCAATTATCTATTGGTCAAAACCGCCCTGCCCAGCAATCAGCTCCAGCAGCAAGTGCTACGGCGCGATCGGATCTTGATCCGAGACTGTTCCAGCTTCCCAGAATTGGGCGATCGCTTCTTTCGAGTTGCGATCAGAACCACCGCCGATCATCAGCGACTGTTGCGATCGCTTCAGCAGGCGATCAGATCGCCCCTGAATAGTTGCGAGAAATGA
- a CDS encoding prepilin-type N-terminal cleavage/methylation domain-containing protein, producing MSNAAFNYWVRRWRRQSQISGSESGLTLLECIVALVMMSVVAVAITPPLFLATASRVQSNRAEQAIQVAQGEVDKVRVTMERGDVRSDLSLLPQESSNGGNEFEKTPAPSGVPDLKNLESTRNSCDKGVPFVGALELRPVDVDGDCLPDFAVQTFRSPASDQTAIQGGVGLIPVAFRLGVRVWAYQPIRSGTQPLDIKAASLQLTSGTGEQGIKPLAVLYTQLAVSDTKGAYEKMCYLLNGGAEDCKTKTSGEETP from the coding sequence ATGTCTAACGCCGCGTTCAATTACTGGGTTCGCCGCTGGCGCAGGCAGTCCCAAATCTCAGGCTCAGAATCTGGGCTGACGTTGCTGGAATGCATCGTGGCCTTGGTGATGATGTCTGTGGTGGCGGTGGCGATCACGCCTCCCCTATTTCTGGCAACAGCCTCGCGAGTCCAGAGCAACCGGGCAGAACAGGCCATTCAAGTAGCCCAGGGTGAAGTGGACAAAGTGCGCGTCACCATGGAGCGGGGAGATGTTCGTAGTGATTTGTCTCTCCTGCCCCAGGAAAGCAGTAACGGAGGCAATGAGTTTGAAAAAACGCCAGCACCTTCGGGGGTTCCCGATTTAAAAAATCTGGAGTCTACCCGGAATAGCTGTGATAAAGGCGTGCCGTTCGTGGGCGCTTTGGAGTTGCGGCCAGTAGATGTGGACGGTGACTGCTTGCCCGATTTCGCGGTGCAGACATTTCGTAGCCCCGCATCTGATCAAACTGCTATTCAAGGTGGTGTAGGTCTCATTCCTGTGGCTTTTCGGCTGGGGGTGCGGGTTTGGGCTTATCAGCCCATTCGGAGCGGAACTCAGCCCCTGGACATTAAAGCAGCTTCTCTGCAACTAACCAGTGGCACGGGTGAGCAGGGAATCAAGCCCTTGGCAGTGCTCTACACACAACTGGCCGTTTCGGACACCAAAGGTGCTTACGAAAAAATGTGCTATCTCCTCAACGGAGGGGCTGAAGACTGTAAGACGAAAACAAGTGGTGAAGAAACTCCATGA
- a CDS encoding THxN family PEP-CTERM protein, with the protein MRLTISAAIISIATAIASANPAAALTLLNSSGSWGTPSGTPFYGFQTVGAENQVRWGIPASEAGPSGLGFTGVGATPITLGSIFQLGTLRHFNNPIYDAANSVGLSVTLDFAEIADEIFNFTMNIDETTNSGTCSYFSVTPCADKISWNNALGDRSFSYDGKEYTLELSGFKLSPDGELVSDFISQEGGTSEAYLYGRIREVPEERSTPEPSLMFGLAGFAALGLRRRWVNS; encoded by the coding sequence ATGCGACTCACCATATCTGCGGCCATTATTTCAATTGCAACAGCGATTGCCTCGGCCAATCCAGCGGCTGCTTTAACACTGCTAAATAGCTCTGGCTCTTGGGGCACTCCATCGGGAACACCCTTTTATGGCTTCCAGACGGTGGGCGCTGAAAACCAAGTTCGGTGGGGTATTCCAGCAAGCGAGGCCGGCCCCAGCGGACTGGGATTTACCGGTGTCGGTGCAACGCCCATCACCCTCGGCAGCATTTTTCAGTTAGGAACTTTGCGGCATTTCAACAACCCAATTTATGATGCAGCCAACTCCGTTGGGTTATCAGTAACGCTCGATTTTGCAGAAATTGCTGATGAGATCTTTAACTTCACAATGAACATTGACGAGACCACGAACTCGGGCACTTGTTCTTACTTCAGCGTGACCCCTTGTGCGGACAAAATCAGTTGGAATAACGCCTTGGGCGATCGCTCCTTCTCCTACGACGGCAAGGAATACACCCTTGAGCTATCCGGCTTTAAGCTTTCGCCCGATGGTGAGTTAGTGTCCGACTTTATTTCCCAAGAAGGCGGAACTAGCGAAGCCTATCTCTATGGTCGAATTCGTGAAGTGCCCGAAGAGCGCAGCACACCGGAGCCGTCGCTCATGTTTGGCTTAGCAGGATTCGCCGCTTTGGGTTTGCGTCGCCGTTGGGTCAATTCCTAG